A genome region from Coffea arabica cultivar ET-39 chromosome 7e, Coffea Arabica ET-39 HiFi, whole genome shotgun sequence includes the following:
- the LOC113701784 gene encoding DNA-(apurinic or apyrimidinic site) endonuclease 2-like isoform X2, which produces MKIVTYNINGLRPRISQFGSLRKLLDSLDADIICFQETKISKQELRADLVRADGYESFFSCNRNFDKSRAGYSGVATFCRVKSAFSSDEVALPVAAEEGFTGLLESPRVTGPQKDECSSALEGLEEFSRDELLKVDSEGRCVITDHSHFVLFNVYGPRADCDDTERIQFKGIFFKIIQRRWECLLHQGRRVFVVGDLNIAPTAIDRCDAGPDFENNEFRRWFRSLLVENEGQFVDVFRTKHPDRREAYTCWPTNTGAEEFNFGARIDHILISGSCLHEESGQEEHNFVSCHVEDCEILIQFKRWKPGNTPRWKGGRSIKLEGSDHVPVCVSLEEIPSVPPHGAPSLSTRYCPQVYGCQQTLVSMLTRKQSAESFKNSEESSSFLVQKLMTALKAQHVSVPVAQLFVWVAILQKQGLTWKPGRKQDKVSGLSSHSNHSSRKVPVTVRLLRDPPMTSSLVGQMSLLLSVVPTAPQYTLK; this is translated from the exons atgaaGATAGTGACGTACAACATAAACGGCTTAAGGCCTCGCATCTCCCAGTTCGGCTCCCTGCGTAAGCTTCTCGATTCCCTCGACGCCGATATCATCTGTTTTCAGGAGACCAAGATCTCCAAACAAGAACTAAGAGCCGATTTAGTTAGAGCTGATggttatgaatctttcttttcttgcaatCGCAACTTCGACAAATCCCGCGCTGGTTATTCTG GTGTTGCGACATTTTGTCGAGTGAAGTCTGCATTTTCGAGTGACGAGGTGGCGTTGCCAGTTGCTGCAGAGGAGGGCTTTACTGGGCTTCTTGAGAGTCCTCGAGTAACCGGACCTCAAAAAGATGAATGCTCTTCAGCTTTAGAAGGGCTTGAGGAGTTCTCTAGAGATGAGCTTTTGAAAGTTGACAGTGAGGGGCGATGTGTCATCACTGATCATAGCCATTTTG TTCTTTTCAATGTGTATGGGCCTCGAGCTGATTGTGATGATACAGAAAGAATTCAATTTAAGGGCATATTTTTTAAGATAATACAg AGAAGATGGGAATGTCTTCTACATCAAGGACGGCGAGTATTTGTTGTTGGGGACCTCAACATTGCTCCTACTGCGATTGATCGTTGTGATGCTGGACCAGATTTTGAGAATAATGA GTTTCGGAGGTGGTTTAGATCTTTGTTGGTGGAAAATGAAGGACAATTTGTCGATGTTTTCAGAACAAAGCATCCTGACAG AAGAGAAGCCTACACATGCTGGCCAACAAATACAGGTGCTGAGGAGTTTAACTTCGGGGCAAGGATTGACCATATTCTTATTTCTGGATCATGCTTACATGAAGAGTCAGGTCAGGAAGAGCATAACTTTGTAAGTTGCCATGTTGAGGACTGTGAGATTTTGATCCAATTCAAGCGGTGGAAACCTGGAAACACACCCAG GTGGAAAGGAGGAAGAAGCATTAAATTGGAAGGTTCGGACCATGTTCCTGTCTGTGTGAGTTTGGAAGAAATCCCTAGTGTTCCACCACATGGTGCTCCTTCATTATCTACTAGATACTGCCCCCAGGTCTACGGATGTCAGCAAACACTAG TGTCGATGTTAACAAGGAAACAATCGGCTGAGAGTTTTAAGAATTCTGAAGAGTCAAGCTCATTTTTAG TACAGAAGCTCATGACTGCTCTGAAGGCTCAGCACGTCAGCGTTCCTGTAGCACAACTTTTTGTTTGGGTAGCAATCTTGCAAAAGCAGGGCCTCACGTGGAAACCAggaagaaagcaagacaaagtCAGTGGTCTCAGCTCTCACTCAAATCATTCTTCCAGAAAAGTTCCAGTCACAGTGAGACTTTTGCGAGATCCACCAATGACATCAAGCTTAGTAGGACAGATGTCTCTGCTTCTTTCTGTTGTTCCAACAGCTCCCCAGTACACGTTGAAGTGA
- the LOC113701784 gene encoding DNA-(apurinic or apyrimidinic site) endonuclease 2-like isoform X1 produces MKIVTYNINGLRPRISQFGSLRKLLDSLDADIICFQETKISKQELRADLVRADGYESFFSCNRNFDKSRAGYSGVATFCRVKSAFSSDEVALPVAAEEGFTGLLESPRVTGPQKDECSSALEGLEEFSRDELLKVDSEGRCVITDHSHFVLFNVYGPRADCDDTERIQFKGIFFKIIQRRWECLLHQGRRVFVVGDLNIAPTAIDRCDAGPDFENNEFRRWFRSLLVENEGQFVDVFRTKHPDRREAYTCWPTNTGAEEFNFGARIDHILISGSCLHEESGQEEHNFVSCHVEDCEILIQFKRWKPGNTPRWKGGRSIKLEGSDHVPVCVSLEEIPSVPPHGAPSLSTRYCPQVYGCQQTLVSMLTRKQSAESFKNSEESSSFLEAHDCSEGSARQRSCSTTFCLGSNLAKAGPHVETRKKARQSQWSQLSLKSFFQKSSSHSETFARSTNDIKLSRTDVSASFCCSNSSPVHVEVSSNPKDCIADVSASSPADNGCDTIADCQLSVKEKSNVALLEWQRIQQHMQNSIPLCKGHNEPCVARVVKKAGPNLGRRFYVCARAEGPASNPEANCGYFKWAASNSKHKR; encoded by the exons atgaaGATAGTGACGTACAACATAAACGGCTTAAGGCCTCGCATCTCCCAGTTCGGCTCCCTGCGTAAGCTTCTCGATTCCCTCGACGCCGATATCATCTGTTTTCAGGAGACCAAGATCTCCAAACAAGAACTAAGAGCCGATTTAGTTAGAGCTGATggttatgaatctttcttttcttgcaatCGCAACTTCGACAAATCCCGCGCTGGTTATTCTG GTGTTGCGACATTTTGTCGAGTGAAGTCTGCATTTTCGAGTGACGAGGTGGCGTTGCCAGTTGCTGCAGAGGAGGGCTTTACTGGGCTTCTTGAGAGTCCTCGAGTAACCGGACCTCAAAAAGATGAATGCTCTTCAGCTTTAGAAGGGCTTGAGGAGTTCTCTAGAGATGAGCTTTTGAAAGTTGACAGTGAGGGGCGATGTGTCATCACTGATCATAGCCATTTTG TTCTTTTCAATGTGTATGGGCCTCGAGCTGATTGTGATGATACAGAAAGAATTCAATTTAAGGGCATATTTTTTAAGATAATACAg AGAAGATGGGAATGTCTTCTACATCAAGGACGGCGAGTATTTGTTGTTGGGGACCTCAACATTGCTCCTACTGCGATTGATCGTTGTGATGCTGGACCAGATTTTGAGAATAATGA GTTTCGGAGGTGGTTTAGATCTTTGTTGGTGGAAAATGAAGGACAATTTGTCGATGTTTTCAGAACAAAGCATCCTGACAG AAGAGAAGCCTACACATGCTGGCCAACAAATACAGGTGCTGAGGAGTTTAACTTCGGGGCAAGGATTGACCATATTCTTATTTCTGGATCATGCTTACATGAAGAGTCAGGTCAGGAAGAGCATAACTTTGTAAGTTGCCATGTTGAGGACTGTGAGATTTTGATCCAATTCAAGCGGTGGAAACCTGGAAACACACCCAG GTGGAAAGGAGGAAGAAGCATTAAATTGGAAGGTTCGGACCATGTTCCTGTCTGTGTGAGTTTGGAAGAAATCCCTAGTGTTCCACCACATGGTGCTCCTTCATTATCTACTAGATACTGCCCCCAGGTCTACGGATGTCAGCAAACACTAG TGTCGATGTTAACAAGGAAACAATCGGCTGAGAGTTTTAAGAATTCTGAAGAGTCAAGCTCATTTTTAG AAGCTCATGACTGCTCTGAAGGCTCAGCACGTCAGCGTTCCTGTAGCACAACTTTTTGTTTGGGTAGCAATCTTGCAAAAGCAGGGCCTCACGTGGAAACCAggaagaaagcaagacaaagtCAGTGGTCTCAGCTCTCACTCAAATCATTCTTCCAGAAAAGTTCCAGTCACAGTGAGACTTTTGCGAGATCCACCAATGACATCAAGCTTAGTAGGACAGATGTCTCTGCTTCTTTCTGTTGTTCCAACAGCTCCCCAGTACACGTTGAAGTGAGTAGCAACCCAAAGGATTGCATAGCAGATGTCTCTGCATCCAGTCCAGCAGACAATGGGTGTGATACAATAGCAGACTGCCAACTTTCAGTAAAAGAAAAGTCTAATGTTGCCTTATTGGAGTGGCAAAGGATACAACAGCATATGCAGAACAGTATACCTCTTTGCAAGGGCCATAATGAACCTTGCGTTGCTCGAGTTGTGAAGAAAGCTGGCCCTAACTTGGGCCGCAGATTTTATGTCTGCGCTCGCGCTGAG GGGCCTGCATCTAATCCTGAAGCAAACTGTGGGTATTTTAAGTGGGCTGCTTCAAATTCCAAGCACAAACGGTGA